CTCGGTGGCCAGGATCACGTTGGTCACGTGCTGCCCGTTGGGCGGGATGGACAGGCCGCCCATGTCGGCCAGCGCGCGCGCCGAGGCGACCGACTGCGACACCGAGCAGATGCCGCAGATGCGCGGCACGTAGACCAGCGCATCGTGCGGCCGCTTGCCCTGCAGGATCTGCTCGAAGCCCCGGTACATCGGCGAGTTCACGCGGGCGGACGACACACGTCCATCCTCGATATCGAGCGTGACCTCCAGGTCTCCCTCGACGCGGTTGAAAGGACCGACCAGCAGGCGTGTCATGGCGGCAGGCTAGCGCAGGCGGGTCTTGCGCACCGCGGGCGCCACCTGGAGGTGGTCGGCCGTCGCGTTGGCCTTCACGCGCTTGGGCGTGGCCGACTTCGACAGCGACGCCAGCGCGACGAACCAGGCCTTGGGCATGTCCGTCGGCAGGCCGATGGGAATGCCGGCGATCTTGGGCGTCTCGTGGAACGGGTGTCCGGGCTCCTGGAAGCCCGGCTCGGTACAGGCGATGCAGGCGTAACCGCCGCGGGTGCAAGACCCCTCTCCGTTCCACAGCCGCGTGTTGCAGTCGGCATGCACCTGCGTGCCCTTGCAGCCCATGTGCTCCATCATGCAGCCCAGGTCGGACGGCTTCTCGGCGCTGGCCTTGAACTCGTAGTATTCATTGCGGGTGCAGCCGTGGTGCACCAGCTGGTCGGCATAGAACCGCGGCCGGTTCAGCGGGTCCAGGTCGGCCGCGGAGAACTGCCCGGCGGCCAGCGCCATGAGACTGTCGATCACCCACCCGGGATGCGTTGGGCAGCCAGCCACGTTGATGACCGGCAGGCCGCTGCCGCTGCGGAAGGATGCGCCGAGCAGGCCGCCCGGACGGTCGTCGTCGTACTGGAGGCCGCAGGCATCGGTCGGGTTGCTCCCTCCCGCGGTGATTCCGCCCCAGGCCGCGCAGCTGCCGATGGCCACGACCTGCCGCGCCGTCGCAGCCAGCCGGCGGACCCAGTCGATCATCGGGATGCCGGTGCCCGCGAGCACATGGAAGCGGCCGGTGTTGTTCGGGCCGCGCAGCAGCGAGCCTTCGATGCACAGCGCATCGACGCGCAGGCGGCCATCGGCGGCGCGCTCGAGCAGGTCGATCAGCTCGCTGCCGCTTTCGAGCGACAGCGACGGATGCCACAGCAGGTTGATGCCGGCGTCGCGCAGCTGGCCGTGGAAGTCCGCAGTGTCGGCGCAAAGAAGCGACATGCTGCAGCCGCCGCAGCCGCCCGATTGCAGCCACAGGACGTTGAAGTTCGGCATCGTGATGTCCATCGGGTCAGCCTTCCAGCCCGAACCGGGCCATCTTGCCACGCAGGCCGACCCGGGACAGTCCCAGTTCCTCGGCCGCGCGGGTCTTGTTCCAGCGGTTGCGCAGCAGTGTCTCGCGCAGCAGCATGGCCTCGATCGCATCGAGCCGCTCCGCCAGCGTGCCGCTGGCCGGCAGGGACGGCGATTGCGCGGTGGCGGTGCGCCCCGCCTGGCCCTGCAGGACGCGCGTCGAGAAGGCGGTGCCGTCTATCAGGTCTTCGGCGCTCAACGCCACGGCCCGCGAGATCTCGTTTCGCAGCTCGCGTATGTTGCCGGGCCAGGGATAGGTCATGAGGCAGGCCATCGCCTCGTCCGAGAGCGCCGCGCCGGGCCGGCCCAGCGCCACGCCCACCTCGCTCACCAGCCGCCGCGCGATCGGCCCGATGTCTCCGCCGCGCTCGCGCAGCGGCGGCACCGTGAGCGTCACGCAGGCCACGCGGTAGAACAGGTCTTCGCGGAAATGTCCCTCGTGCACCCGCTGCTCGAGGTTGCGATGCGTGGCCGCGATGACGCGCACGTCGACCGGCACGGTGCGCGGCGACCCGACAGGCCGCACCTCGCCCTCCTGGAGCACGCGCAGCAGGCGCAGCTGGAATGCGGCCGAGGTCTCGCCGATCTCGTCGAGGAAGACGGTGCCACCATTGGCGCGCTGGAACAGTCCGACGTGGTCTTCGAACGCGCCGGTGAACGCGCCGCGCTTATGTCCGAAAAGCTCCGACTCGAGCAGCGTGTCCGGAATCGCGGCGCAGTTCTCCACGACGAACGGCCCGCCGGCGCGCGGGCTCGCGTAATGCACCGCGCGTGCCAGCAGCTCCTTCCCGGAGCCCGACTCTCCCAGCACCAGCAGGCTGAGGTCGTAGCGCGCGACGCGTGCCGCCAGCTCGCAGACCGCATCGAGCGGGCTGCCGTCGGCGCGCTCGATGCGATCGAAGTCGAAGGCAGTGCGCGCCCGCTCCAGCTTGGTGGAGGCACGGCGCCGCAGCACCGGCGTGCTGGTGCGCAGCTCGAGGTCGAGCCGGTTCATGTCGCGCTGGAGCATCTGCGCTTCGGCCGCGTCGCGTACGGTGTTCAGCAGGTGGTCGGGAATCCACGGCTTGAGCAGGTACTGGTAGATGCCGGCGTCGTTGATGCCCGCGATGATGTCCTCGGAGTCGGTATAGCCCGAGATCACGATGCGCACCGTGTCGGGCCAGCGCTCGCGCACCTCCTTCAGGAAGGTGACGCCGGTTTCGCCCGGCATGCGCTGGTCGCACAGGATCACGCTGACCGGCTGGCGCTCGAGCTGGCGACGGGCCTCGTCCGCATCGCTGGCTGTCAGCACGGTGAACTCCTCGTCGAGCGTGCGGCGGATCGCGTCCTGCGACCGCACCTCGTCGTCGACGACGAGGACGGTCGGCACCGGCGTGGCCGGCATCATCGGGCGCTTGCGGCGTTCATGCCGTCGCGGTGCCGGGCCAGGTGACGCGGCGTCCACGCCATGGGCAGCTTGTGGACGAAGTGATACCGCGCGACATGAAAGCTCGGGTCGAAGCCGTAGAAGTTGCGATGCATGCGTGAAAGCTCATGAAGGCGGTAGTCGGCGAGAGGGCGAGCGGTCTCGTCGGCTTCTCGCCGCCGCGCCTTTGCGGCGATCTGTTGCTCGATATTGTGCGCCGCGGCCAGTTCCGTCGCATGGGTGATTGCCAGTGCCTCGAACTCCGCCGCCGCCGCATCCATGCACCGGTCGATGAGCCCGATCGATTGGGCCTGCGGCGCGCCCAGCGGAAGGCGGCCGGCCATCAGTGCGGCCGCACGCGCTTCCCCCAGGCGGCGCGGCAGGAGGTAGGTCCAGTACTCCGAGCCATGGAGATTGCCCATGTTCCTGTAGTGAGGGTTCAGCACCACGCCGCGGTGTGCCCAGACTTCGTCGGCGGCAAGCGCAAGAAAGGCCCCGCCGGCGCCGGCATTGCCGCGCAGCAGCGCAATCGTCAGCCGGTCGGTGGTGCGGATGATCGCCTCGGCGAGGTCGTCCATTGCCTCGATGTTGCGCATCGACTCGTCGGCGGCGCTGTCGTCCTGGCGGTACGAAGCCGCCTCGATGCAGTTCAGGTGAATGCCGTTGCTGAAGAAGTCGACGCCGCCGGCGAGCAGCAGCACGCGCGTGTCGCGGGCCGCAGCCTCGCGCCACGCGGCCAGGAGGCGCCGGCATTGCGCGGTCGACATCGCGCCGTTGTAGAACTCGAACGACAGGGAGCCGACACGAGCGCCCGGCGCGCCGAACTCCTGGTAGCGAATCTCGCCCCACTCGTCGCTCGCACGCTCCAACGGAACGTTCATGGCGGGTAGCGCCTCGAAGGCCGCGCCGAAGGCAAGATCGCAGGGCAGCTTGAAGGCCTTGCCGCCACAGGCGCCGGCAAGGCTGGCGTGGCCGATCCAGACCGCGCCGTCGATCGTGCGCCGCAGCACGGCCCCGTCGCGGCGGCCGATCAACGCGCCGGGCGGCGAAGCGTCGAGTGCATCCGGCGTGGCGGCATGCGCGTCGAACACGCGGCATGGCTGGGCGAAGAGCTCGTCCTGCACGCCGGGATGGCCGTCGGCGCTACGGATCTTCGCGAGCACGGTGGCTGTCGTGTCCTTCGACCAGTCGATGCGGCGTTCGGCTTGGGGCAGCGGGCCGCGCCAGTTGGAAGCCGTGGGCGAGGCCGGGCTCTCACGGCAGGTGCCGCCCGCCGCGAAGATCGCCACGGCGCGCAGCACCGCCTCCACGGCCGCCTCGGTCACTTCGCGCCGGTACAGGCTGCCTTTGGCGGCCGTCCGCATCGGGAAGGCTGCGTGCGTCCACACCGGGCCCGCATCAAAGGCCTCGTTCGCCTGCAGCACGGTCACGCCCCAGGCGGGCTCGCTGTCGCGCACGGCCCAATCGAGCGCCGCGGGCCCGCGGTCGCCGACCGGCCCGGGGTGCACGACGAGGCAGGGCTGGCGCTGCCACACCGCAGGCTGGATCATCCGTTTCAGGAACGGTGCGATCACCAGCGCGGGGCGGAACAGCTCGATCGCCTCTTCGGTGACGCCGTCGGCAATGTCGAGCTCGACCGAGACCTCGTGGCCCAGCGCCCGCAACGCGCAGAACAGGCGCTGGCTCAGGCTGTTGAAGCTGTGGCACAGCAGCAGGATGCGCAGGGGGGCCGGCGTCATCTCAGCCACGCAGTCCGGCCAGCACCTGCGCGGCACCGGCCTTGCCCAGGTACAGCGCGAGCCGTGCCTCGATCGTGCCGAGCGCGGCGTTGTAGGCGGCGGCCTGAGTGGCCGCCGTGAGGGCTGCGGCGATGATGGGAGCATCGGGGCCGAAGTGCGGCCCCAGCCTCGCGATGGCCTCGCGCTTCAACGGTTCGAGCCGATCGGACTCGTCCATCGGCGGGACGGATGGCGCCGGCACCGGCTGAGGCTCCGGGGCTTGGATCGCGGGCCGCAGGAGGTCGACCAGGCCGCGCTGGCGCAGTTCGCGGATCAGGACGTCGGCGTCTGGCCCAAGCTTCGCGCGCAGCGCCTGCATGGTGTCCTGGCCATTGACGAGGATCAGCGCCGTTCGCGCCCGGCCGGCCGTCGACCGTTCGGCCAGCGCCGCACGGCCGGCCTGTGTCTTGACGAAGATGCGCTTGGAGGCGTGGTCGTCCATGTTTGGGCGGCGCCAAGCTGGCCATTCAGCAGATGCGCGGCAACTGCTCGCCGCTCAGCCAATCGACGACGCGCCGGCCGCCGAAGCTGGTTTCCATTTGCACGAAGCGGTGGGGGTCCTCGGTGACGCTGCCGATGCGCACGGCGTTCGCGCCGAGCGGATGCGCGCGCATCGCCGCCAATACCGCGTCCGCGGCGTCGGGTGCGCAGATCGCGACCAGCTTGCCTTCGTTCGCGACATAGAGCGGATCGAGCCCGAGCAGTTCGCAAGCGGCCTCGACCTGCGGCAGCACCGGGATGGTCGCTTCGTCGAGCAGCATGCCCACGTTCGACTGGCGCGCAATTTCGTTCAGCGTGGTTGCGAGGCCGCCGCGCGTCGGATCGCGCAGGACACGCACACCGTCCGAGGCCCTGAGCATGGCCGCCACGAGGCCATGCAGCGCGGCGCTGTCGGAAACGACCGTTGTTTCGAAATCCAGCGATTGCCGCTTCGAAAGCACGGCTACGCCATGCTCGCCGATCGTGCCCGAGAGCAGGACCGCATCGCCCGGGCGCGCGTTGGCACCCGAAATGTGGACGCCGGCGGGGACGACGCCGACGCCGGTGGTGCTGATGAACACGCCGTCGCCCTTGCCCTTCTCGACCACCTTGGTGTCGCCGGTCACCACCGGCACGCCGGCCGCGCGCGAGGCCGCGGCCATCGAGTCGACGATGCGCTTCAGGTCGGCGAGCGGGAAGCCTTCTTCGAGGATGAAGCTTGCGGCGAGGTAGAGCGGCACGGCGCCGCACATGGCGACGTCGTTGATCGTGCCGTGCACCGAGAGCGAGCCGACGTCGCCACCGGAAAAGAACAAGGGCGATACGACGTGGCCGTCGGTCGCCATCACGAGCTTGGCACCCACCGGAATCGCCAGCGCCGCGCCGTCGTCGCCTTGTCGAAGGTACTCGTTGTCGAACGCGGCAAGGAACAGCTCCTCGATCAGCTGCGCCGCGGCCCGCCCCCCGGCCCCGTGGCCCATGTCGACGCATCCGCTGCGGATGTCGAGCGGACGGATGTAGTCCTTCTTCATGCGGCCACCTCGACTTTGACCGCAATGTCCTTGAAGCGCCCGTACGAGTAGTGCGCGGCGCATGCACCCTCCGACGACACCATGCAGGAGCCGACCGGATTCTCCGGCGTGCAGACCGTACCGAAGATCTTGCAGTCGGTCGGTTTCTTGACGCCGCGCAGGATCGCGCCGCACTCGCAGGCCTTGTTGTCCGGCACCGGCTGGTAGCCCAGGCCGAAGCGGCGCTCGGCGTCGAATTCCGCGAACGCCGGGCGGATCTTGAGCGCGCTGTACGGCACTTCGCCCAGCCCGCGCCATTCGAAGCTGTTGCGTAGCTCGAACACCTGCGAGACCAGTGCCTGCGCATGCAGGTTGCCGTCACGGTTCACCGCGCGGGTGAATTCATTCTCGACTTCGGCACGGCCTTCGTTGACCTGCCGCACCAGCATCAGCACCGCCTGCATCACGTCCAGCGGCTCGAAACCGGCGATCACGACGGGTTTGCGATATTCCTCTGCGAAATGCTCGTAGGGCGCCGATCCGATCACGATGCTGACGTGTGCCGGCCCGACGAAGCCGTCGATCGGCACGGTGCCGAACTGGCGCACCTCGGGCGATTCGAGAATGTGCGTGATGGCCGAGGGGGTCAGCACATGGCAGCACAGCACGCTGAAGTTCTTCAAGCCTTCCTGCTGCGCGGTGCGTATCGTCAGCGCGGTCGGCGGCGTGGTGGTCTCGAAACCGATGGCGAAGAACACCACTTCGCGGCCGGGCTCGCGGCGCGCGATCTCGAGCGCGTCGGCGCCCGAATAGACCATGCGGATGTCGCCTCCGCGGGCCTTCGCGCGAACGAGCGAGAGCCCGCCGGAGGCCGGCACGCGCATCGTGTCGCCGTAGGTGCAGACGATGGCGCCGCGCTCGAGCGCGAGCTGGATCGCCAGGTCGATGCGCCCGATCGGCAGCACGCACACCGGGCATCCCGGACCGTGGATCATGCGCACGTTGTGCGGCAGCAGCTCGCCGATGCCGTAGCGCGAGATCGCGTGCGTGTGGCCGCCGCAGAACTCCATGAAGCTGTATTGCCGGGCGGGCTGCGCTTCCGCGTGCAGACGGGCCTGGATCTTCTTCGCGATGGCGCCGTCGCGGAATTCGTCGATGTATTTCATGGCAGGGCCGCCTCATTGGCAGCGGCGAGCTCGGACAGCGTGCCGAACATGGCCAGCGTACGGCGGGCCTCCTCGGGATCGATCCGGCCGATGGCGTGGCCGACGTGCACGATCACGTAGTCGCCGACCACCGCGTCGGGCACCAGTGCGACCGAGATTTCCTTGCGGATGCCGCCGAGCTCGACCAGCCCCAGCGCGCCTGGGCGCAGTTCGATCAATTGGGTGGGAATGGCTAGGCACATGGCATGGCTTCTCGTGAGGTGGGGGAGGGGGCGTGGCACAGGCCATGGGCGGCGACCCAGGCCTGGCCCAACGCCAGGGCCGCGTCGCCGCAGCCCAGGGCTTTGGCCGACACGGCCCGAAGGCCGTGCGCCTGGAGCGCCTGCGTCACGCGGCTGCGCAAGATTGCATTGAAGAAGCAGCCGCCGCCCAGGCAGACGGTGCGGCATCCGGTCTGGCGCGCTGCTGCGGCAGCCCAGCCCGCCAGGCCCTGCGCCAGCAGGATGTGGAACCAGGCGGCCGCCTCGTCGGCATTGCGCTGCGGCTCCGGCCAGGCGAACAGCTGCGCGAGCAGCGGGCGAGGATCGAGATACCGCAGGTGGTGGGTGTCGGGCCAGAGGGCCGTTTCCGCGATGTCGTGCCGGGCAAGCCAGCGTGCGGCTGCCGCTTCGAGGGCCACCGCGGCCTCGGCCTCGTGGGCCTGCCGAATGCTCAAGCCCAGGGCACCGGCCGCCGCATCGAACCAGCGGCCGGCACTGCTTGTGGTGGGGCAATTCAATCCCGTGGCGAGCATGCGCTGCACGCCGGTCGCAAGCCCAGGCCCGACGCTCGGCGAGAAGCGGGCAGCAATCCGGTCACCGGCACCGAGCGCGTGCAGGGCGGACGCCGCCATGCGCCACGGCTCGCGTGCCGCGGCATCGCCGCCGGGCAGCGCCAGCGGCCACAGGCTTCCCAGGCGCTCCCAGCCATGGCCGCTGACCCGCAGCAGTTCGCCGCCCCAGGCGGTGCCGTCGGTGCCGAGTCCGACGCCGTCGAGCGCCAGGCCGATGACGGGTTCGTCCAGGCCGTGTTCGGCCATCACCGCCGCGATGTGCGCATGGTGGTGTTGCACCGCGATGGCCGGCACGCCCCATTCGTTCGCCAGCGCGATGGCGATGCGCGTGCTGTAGAAGTCGGGATGCAGGTCATGCGCCACGGCCGCCACCGGCGCCCGGGCTTCGCCCGCGAGTGTCCGCAGTGAGGCCTCCAACTGGCGGCAGGCCGTGGGGTCCTGCAGGTCGCCATGCAATGAAGACCAGCGCACCTGCCCATCTTCGAACAGGCATGCGGTGTTCTTGAGCCAGGCCCCGCTGGCCAAGATGGCGGGAAGCGGCTGTTTCATCGGCTTCAGTGCGCGAGGTGGCGGGCGTCGCCACCCGCACCGGCGAGCCAATCGAGCCAGGCGGCCATGCCTTCGCCGCTGGTGGCGGACAGCTGGAGGACCTCGATGGCCGGGTTCACGCGGCGCGCGCCTTCGATGCAGCGTGCCACGTCGAAGCGCAGGTGCGGCAGCAGGTCGGTCTTGGTGAGCACCATCAGCTGGGCGGCCGCGAACATGTCCGGATACTTGAGCGGCTTGTCCTCGCCCTCGGTGACCGACAGCAGCACCACCTTGGCGGCCTCGCCGAGGTCCCAGAGGGCTGGACAGACGAGATTGCCGACGTTCTCGATGAACAGCAGGCTGCGCTCGTCCACATGTGAAGGACCGTGTGCATGGTGGTGCAGCTGCGCGAAGGCCTGTTCGATCATCGGGGCGTCCAGATGGCAGCCCTTGCCGGTGTTCACCTGGATGGCCGGGACACCGGTCGCGCGGATGCGCTCGGCGTCGAAGCTCGTCTGCTGGTCGCCTTCGATGACCGAAATGGCCAGGGCCGGATGGCGCGCCCGCAACGCATCGATGGTGGCGCACAGCAGGGTGGTCTTGCCCGACCCGGGGCTGGACAGCAGGTTGAGCGCATTCACGCGGTGCGCGGCGAAGTGGCTGCGGTTGCGCGCGGCAATGCGGTTGTTCTCGCCCAGGATGTCGGCCTCCAGCCGGATCGTGCGCTCCTGGCTCAGGCCCGGCACCGATACGCGCGCGGCGCCGGCACCGAAGTGCAGGTCGCCCGGGGGAGCGTGAACGTGCCCATGATCATGGCCGTGATCGTGATCGTGATCGTGATCGATCTCGGCGCATCCGCAAACGACACACATGGTGGAGTCTC
The Variovorax sp. OAS795 genome window above contains:
- the hypE gene encoding hydrogenase expression/formation protein HypE translates to MKKDYIRPLDIRSGCVDMGHGAGGRAAAQLIEELFLAAFDNEYLRQGDDGAALAIPVGAKLVMATDGHVVSPLFFSGGDVGSLSVHGTINDVAMCGAVPLYLAASFILEEGFPLADLKRIVDSMAAASRAAGVPVVTGDTKVVEKGKGDGVFISTTGVGVVPAGVHISGANARPGDAVLLSGTIGEHGVAVLSKRQSLDFETTVVSDSAALHGLVAAMLRASDGVRVLRDPTRGGLATTLNEIARQSNVGMLLDEATIPVLPQVEAACELLGLDPLYVANEGKLVAICAPDAADAVLAAMRAHPLGANAVRIGSVTEDPHRFVQMETSFGGRRVVDWLSGEQLPRIC
- a CDS encoding carbamoyltransferase HypF, producing MKQPLPAILASGAWLKNTACLFEDGQVRWSSLHGDLQDPTACRQLEASLRTLAGEARAPVAAVAHDLHPDFYSTRIAIALANEWGVPAIAVQHHHAHIAAVMAEHGLDEPVIGLALDGVGLGTDGTAWGGELLRVSGHGWERLGSLWPLALPGGDAAAREPWRMAASALHALGAGDRIAARFSPSVGPGLATGVQRMLATGLNCPTTSSAGRWFDAAAGALGLSIRQAHEAEAAVALEAAAARWLARHDIAETALWPDTHHLRYLDPRPLLAQLFAWPEPQRNADEAAAWFHILLAQGLAGWAAAAARQTGCRTVCLGGGCFFNAILRSRVTQALQAHGLRAVSAKALGCGDAALALGQAWVAAHGLCHAPSPTSREAMPCA
- a CDS encoding hydrogenase maturation protein — translated: MTPAPLRILLLCHSFNSLSQRLFCALRALGHEVSVELDIADGVTEEAIELFRPALVIAPFLKRMIQPAVWQRQPCLVVHPGPVGDRGPAALDWAVRDSEPAWGVTVLQANEAFDAGPVWTHAAFPMRTAAKGSLYRREVTEAAVEAVLRAVAIFAAGGTCRESPASPTASNWRGPLPQAERRIDWSKDTTATVLAKIRSADGHPGVQDELFAQPCRVFDAHAATPDALDASPPGALIGRRDGAVLRRTIDGAVWIGHASLAGACGGKAFKLPCDLAFGAAFEALPAMNVPLERASDEWGEIRYQEFGAPGARVGSLSFEFYNGAMSTAQCRRLLAAWREAAARDTRVLLLAGGVDFFSNGIHLNCIEAASYRQDDSAADESMRNIEAMDDLAEAIIRTTDRLTIALLRGNAGAGGAFLALAADEVWAHRGVVLNPHYRNMGNLHGSEYWTYLLPRRLGEARAAALMAGRLPLGAPQAQSIGLIDRCMDAAAAEFEALAITHATELAAAHNIEQQIAAKARRREADETARPLADYRLHELSRMHRNFYGFDPSFHVARYHFVHKLPMAWTPRHLARHRDGMNAASAR
- a CDS encoding sigma-54 dependent transcriptional regulator → MMPATPVPTVLVVDDEVRSQDAIRRTLDEEFTVLTASDADEARRQLERQPVSVILCDQRMPGETGVTFLKEVRERWPDTVRIVISGYTDSEDIIAGINDAGIYQYLLKPWIPDHLLNTVRDAAEAQMLQRDMNRLDLELRTSTPVLRRRASTKLERARTAFDFDRIERADGSPLDAVCELAARVARYDLSLLVLGESGSGKELLARAVHYASPRAGGPFVVENCAAIPDTLLESELFGHKRGAFTGAFEDHVGLFQRANGGTVFLDEIGETSAAFQLRLLRVLQEGEVRPVGSPRTVPVDVRVIAATHRNLEQRVHEGHFREDLFYRVACVTLTVPPLRERGGDIGPIARRLVSEVGVALGRPGAALSDEAMACLMTYPWPGNIRELRNEISRAVALSAEDLIDGTAFSTRVLQGQAGRTATAQSPSLPASGTLAERLDAIEAMLLRETLLRNRWNKTRAAEELGLSRVGLRGKMARFGLEG
- the hypD gene encoding hydrogenase formation protein HypD is translated as MKYIDEFRDGAIAKKIQARLHAEAQPARQYSFMEFCGGHTHAISRYGIGELLPHNVRMIHGPGCPVCVLPIGRIDLAIQLALERGAIVCTYGDTMRVPASGGLSLVRAKARGGDIRMVYSGADALEIARREPGREVVFFAIGFETTTPPTALTIRTAQQEGLKNFSVLCCHVLTPSAITHILESPEVRQFGTVPIDGFVGPAHVSIVIGSAPYEHFAEEYRKPVVIAGFEPLDVMQAVLMLVRQVNEGRAEVENEFTRAVNRDGNLHAQALVSQVFELRNSFEWRGLGEVPYSALKIRPAFAEFDAERRFGLGYQPVPDNKACECGAILRGVKKPTDCKIFGTVCTPENPVGSCMVSSEGACAAHYSYGRFKDIAVKVEVAA
- the hypB gene encoding hydrogenase nickel incorporation protein HypB translates to MCVVCGCAEIDHDHDHDHGHDHGHVHAPPGDLHFGAGAARVSVPGLSQERTIRLEADILGENNRIAARNRSHFAAHRVNALNLLSSPGSGKTTLLCATIDALRARHPALAISVIEGDQQTSFDAERIRATGVPAIQVNTGKGCHLDAPMIEQAFAQLHHHAHGPSHVDERSLLFIENVGNLVCPALWDLGEAAKVVLLSVTEGEDKPLKYPDMFAAAQLMVLTKTDLLPHLRFDVARCIEGARRVNPAIEVLQLSATSGEGMAAWLDWLAGAGGDARHLAH
- a CDS encoding HupU protein; amino-acid sequence: MDITMPNFNVLWLQSGGCGGCSMSLLCADTADFHGQLRDAGINLLWHPSLSLESGSELIDLLERAADGRLRVDALCIEGSLLRGPNNTGRFHVLAGTGIPMIDWVRRLAATARQVVAIGSCAAWGGITAGGSNPTDACGLQYDDDRPGGLLGASFRSGSGLPVINVAGCPTHPGWVIDSLMALAAGQFSAADLDPLNRPRFYADQLVHHGCTRNEYYEFKASAEKPSDLGCMMEHMGCKGTQVHADCNTRLWNGEGSCTRGGYACIACTEPGFQEPGHPFHETPKIAGIPIGLPTDMPKAWFVALASLSKSATPKRVKANATADHLQVAPAVRKTRLR
- a CDS encoding HypC/HybG/HupF family hydrogenase formation chaperone; translated protein: MCLAIPTQLIELRPGALGLVELGGIRKEISVALVPDAVVGDYVIVHVGHAIGRIDPEEARRTLAMFGTLSELAAANEAALP